The Candidatus Dependentiae bacterium DNA window AATGTTTTATAAATAGATGCGCTTACCAAAAATATCGAAGTTTGAGCGTTTACAGTATTTTGTAATTCTTTTTCAGATGATGCAAAACAAAGGCGAACAAAATTTTGGTCCAAACAATTTGATGCAAAATCAAAAAGTTCTTGAACAGCTCTCTCGGAATCAAAAAAATCTTTTCCCATCCCAAGATATTGTGAACCTTGGCCGGGGAAAATCATCCCTATTTTCATTACAATCTCCAATGCTAGTTATTATCTTTTAATTTTTCAATCAAAAAACTAATTCGTGAAGCAGATCGATCTTTGCCCAAAATATTTATCAACTCAAAAACTCCGGGGCTAAAAATTTTTCCTGTAAGCGCAAGACGTAATATTTGTGCCAAATTAACCAGCTTTAATCCAAAATTTTCAACCACCGCTGTAGCAAGTTGCAATAAATTATCATGACTAAGATCATTAGTTTTTTTAAGTTCTAACAAAAAAGCTGTCAATAAGTCTACTGTTTTTTCAGTTCGCCATTTTTCAATCAAATTTAAATCCAAAGTTACCGGATCATTAGCAAAAGAAATTATATCTAAAATTATATCTAAAAGTTTTACGGCTCTTTGTTTATATTGATCGAATAATAAATTTAATTGATCTTTTGACCAATGCTTTTGTATTTTTTCAAAATAGTTTTGATCAAGTTGTTTTATGGAATCTAAAAGTTGATCTGTCGTCAAAGCCCTTAGGTAAACGCCATTCATCCATTCCAATTTTTTGATATCAAATATTGCACCTTTTTTACCGACATGATCAAAATCAAAATATTTCACCATTTCTTCGCGAGTAAAAAGTTCCTGATCACCGTGAGACCAACCAAGCCGAACAAGATAATTAAAAATTGTATCTGCTAAAAAACCCTGTGATTTATATTCTTGCACACTTACCGATGCATCTCTTTTACTTAACTTGTTACCTGCAGCCCCTAATATTAAAGGCAAATGCGCAAATTTTGGAATCTGTGTATTTAATGCTTTGTAAATAAGTATTTGCTTATGCGTATTTGAAATATGATCTTCGCCGCGAATTACATGAGTAATTTGCATAAAAATATCATCAGCAACTACAACAAAATTATATGTTGGGGC harbors:
- a CDS encoding glutamate--tRNA ligase; the protein is MTDNKKIRVRFAPSPTGHLHIGSVRVAIFNWLYARHNNGTYLMRVEDTDLQRSTKEFLNSQLDSLSWLNIMPDEPIVYQMSRVEEHKKIVQKLLESGDAYPCFCDPEELDKKRAEREALGRAYKYEGTCRNKKYTQEDLQKPHAIRFKVPENLGFLEFDDMIRGVVRVESDQLDDFIILRRDGAPTYNFVVVADDIFMQITHVIRGEDHISNTHKQILIYKALNTQIPKFAHLPLILGAAGNKLSKRDASVSVQEYKSQGFLADTIFNYLVRLGWSHGDQELFTREEMVKYFDFDHVGKKGAIFDIKKLEWMNGVYLRALTTDQLLDSIKQLDQNYFEKIQKHWSKDQLNLLFDQYKQRAVKLLDIILDIISFANDPVTLDLNLIEKWRTEKTVDLLTAFLLELKKTNDLSHDNLLQLATAVVENFGLKLVNLAQILRLALTGKIFSPGVFELINILGKDRSASRISFLIEKLKDNN